From the genome of Bacteroides sp. MSB163, one region includes:
- a CDS encoding GLPGLI family protein: MSTRIIFLNLCLAMLLASQAKAQIIVSDGTKIQNDTIGEAQLLVQYETRCISNTEKPENVTEETMMLEVGKNLSKFYSYTKYVCDSVLAVDFANKASQETINEHLKQYGTSKLSERTFKGYPAGKVTTLDEIAGISRLRCEELDERPQWKILAENDSILSYLCGKAECRFKGRTWTAWFTTEIPVSEGPWKLCGLPGLILKAIDSKGHYSFTATGVEQCHTYRPILFDGKKHEPMNRKAYNKVHECYYADPVGFITGSMPNVTIKISDEHGNATKNPKNVPHNPLERDE; the protein is encoded by the coding sequence ATGAGTACAAGAATTATCTTTCTTAATCTGTGTCTCGCCATGTTGCTTGCATCACAAGCGAAGGCACAAATCATCGTTTCCGATGGAACGAAAATCCAGAATGATACCATCGGTGAGGCACAGCTCCTTGTGCAATATGAAACGCGCTGTATCAGCAATACGGAAAAGCCGGAAAATGTTACGGAAGAAACTATGATGTTGGAAGTCGGTAAAAATCTCTCTAAGTTCTACAGTTACACCAAGTATGTTTGCGACTCTGTACTGGCAGTGGACTTCGCCAATAAAGCCTCGCAGGAAACGATTAATGAACATCTGAAACAATACGGAACAAGCAAACTGAGCGAACGTACCTTCAAAGGTTATCCTGCCGGAAAAGTAACGACTCTCGATGAAATAGCAGGCATATCCCGCCTGCGTTGTGAAGAACTGGATGAACGTCCGCAGTGGAAGATACTGGCAGAAAATGACAGTATCCTCTCCTACCTCTGCGGCAAAGCCGAATGCCGGTTCAAAGGCCGGACATGGACAGCATGGTTCACTACAGAAATTCCTGTCAGCGAAGGTCCCTGGAAATTATGCGGACTGCCAGGGCTGATACTGAAAGCCATAGACAGTAAAGGGCATTATTCATTCACCGCCACAGGTGTAGAGCAATGCCATACTTACAGACCCATACTCTTCGATGGAAAGAAGCATGAGCCGATGAATCGTAAAGCATACAACAAAGTACATGAATGCTATTATGCAGATCCGGTAGGATTTATCACCGGAAGTATGCCGAACGTTACCATTAAAATAAGTGATGAACACGGTAATGCAACCAAGAACCCGAAGAACGTTCCTCATAATCCATTGGAACGGGATGAATGA